Within the Salinimonas marina genome, the region TTTGTTATAAGTAACTGTTTTTTAGATAGTGTTTGTGTGACCGGGTTTGTGTTTCCCAGGTATTCATAGTCTATCTGACCACGAATGAAGTCTCGATCATTTGACCGCAGTGCTTGATTCGATGGGTATTTTTCCAGGTGGATAAATATTCGAGGTCGTATGACAGTTATTCTCCCCCGGGTCCCCTATGACCCAACCAATACCTCTGATTTCTCCCGTCATTTGGCGGGAGTTTTTTTTTACCCTCCGTTTTTGTTTGTGAACGATGGTATACTGCCACCCACAACTGCCAGAGTGTGATACAGGCAAATTCAGCACTGCCTGATTTTCTTTATCTTCTATTAATTCGGTTTTCATGATCTATCCCATATTATTTTGCGCCTTGCTGGCCACGGCTATTGGTCAGAGCGTGTTTTTAACAACGGTACCGTCACTGGGGCGTCTGGCCGGGTTGTCAGAAATGCAGGTGGCCATAATGATGTCTTCTTCTGCGCTGGTATTTGCCATTGGCGCGAACATCTGGAGCCGCTACAACCTTCGGTATGGTTATAAAAAATTATTACTACTGGGGTTAAGTGGCTACACCCTGGGCACCCTTGTATTTGCTACTATCTGGTGGGCCGGTTTGCACAGCGGGTTATCCGGCACCCTGCTTTTTGCCGGCCTGTTGCTCAGTCGATGTTTGCAGTCCTCGGTAATGTCGGCGACCCCGCCGTCGGTGGTAGGTTATGTCGTGGCCATCAGCGGCTCAGAACAACGTGCGGCCTCCATTAGCAAAGTCACCTCCGCTAACAATTTAGGTCAGATATTGGGGCCGCCCCTGGCAGGGTTACTGGTGGCAGCTGGTATCCTGGCACCTTTTTATTTTGTCATTGTGTTTACGCTGCTGGCCATAGTGCTGGTCGCCAGGAAATTGCCTGAACTGGATCCTGCTCAGCGAAGGGCGGCCAACTCGCAACCGGATAGCAGCGCAGCGCCGGTAAAATCCAGTACCCTGCTGCTGGTAGGGTGCTGTGTGTGCTTATTCGGGTGTATGGCTATCATGCAGCAAAGCCTGGCGTTTTATCTGATAGATACACAAGGATATGATGCGGTAGGCGCTGCGCGTCAGGCCGGGTTGGCCATGATGGTCATGGCTGTTTTGTCGTTAGTGATTCAGTTTAGCGCGGTACAGCGGCGCTGGCTCAGCGCGCCCATTCTGATTTATAGCGCCCTGCCGCTGGCAGCTGTGGGTTATCTGACATTGTATCTTCAGCCAGGGTCTGTAAGCCTGTACCTGGGAATGGCGCTCATGGGTGCTGGCTTTGGGGCGGCCTATCCCTCAATTGCCGCGGTGGCCACGTCCCGTTGTGCCTCTGAACGTCAGGCCAAAGTAACCGGACTGATCACTGCTTCGCCCGCTATGGGGTATATAACCGGCCCACCGCTATCGGCGGCGTTGTATGGCATTGATGAAAGGCTGCCCTTTTTAGCGGCGGCATTGCTGATGGGGCTGGCGACGCTGGCGGTGTGGTGGCGTTTGCCAGTGCGAGCTGCGTGAATTCAGTCCCGGACGCGATTAACGATGAAAAAGCTGCAATAGGTATTGGCTAATTTTTCTGATACACAAATGAGAAAAACCAGCGCCGGGCCAGCCGCATATCAAATACGACCTTTTGTTTTATCCCATTTTGCACTTGTTCGATAGCCTCTTCATAACCATGCCGGTCAGGGTCGAACCCCACCGGGCGGCTAAGATTACACCGATAGGCAAAATGTTCGCGATGCTTTGAAGAGTTATGGTCAAATACCGGCATCGCCAGTGCGCACTTACCCTCTACATCACGATAGTTAATCTGTTCAACATGAACGGTGGCAGCCAATTCAACCAATGCCTGGGTTTTATCTGTGTCTGGCTGAATGGTCAGGGAATTGGCCGGGGTTTGCTCACCCACTTCGCAGGCCACAGCCGCCAACATCGAAAACGTTGCGCGATTTTCTTTGAAATTGGTTTGCATAAAGTCGTAATCAGGTTTTTGTGTGCACCCGCTGACCAGCAATATCAGCGCCGCCGACGCCAGAGACTTTGACATGAACCCCACATTGATTTTATTGCATCATCGTTATGCCGGGTATTTTGCCAAAGACCATAGATGATTATAAACTCAGCAAGCGCATAGTACTGAATACCCACCCTCTATACTACGGCCGCCACCGCCAAATTGCTGTCGAGTTGTTCAAATTTGACCGGCCTGGAGAAAAACCAGCCCTGGAAAAAGGTTACCCCAAGGGCTTTCAATGCCTGAAACTCCTGGGCAGTTTCAACCCCCTCGGCCACCACTTCACAATTAAAACTGCGGGCGAAGGCCAGCAAGCCGGTGACCAGCGCCTGACGTTTGGGATCCAGGTGAATGTTGCTGGCCAGACTAAGGTCAAGCTTAATAACATCCGGTTCTATTTCCAGAATGTGTTTAAGACTGGCGAACCCGGCGCCGACATCATCAATACAGATTTTAAAACCACGCTGAACCAGCGGCTTCAGATACGAACGAAAGGTTTCGTAGTTAGTCACACCGACATGTTCGGTAAGTTCAATTCGAACCTGGTCGCTGCTAACCTCGGTGAGCAGGCCGGGCAACAAACCACTTTCCACCATGCGCGGACTCACATTGATAGAGGCTTTAAGATCCAGGTCCTGGTCGCCAGCCAGCTGCAAGCGAGTGACCACCTGTTTTATAATGGCACTTTCAACTTCCAGACCTAACCCAACAAAGTCGGCATCCTCCAACCATTCATTAGGGGGACGATACGGCTGGGTATTAAACCGCGCAAGGACTTCATAATATTCATAAGAGTTACTTTGCTTGCCATAGATTGGTTGAAACACGACTTCGATTCGATTGTTGTCAATCACTTCCCGTACCGTCGAGCGCAACTCATCTTTATGCTGCTGAGTGGCCAGATTACGACCTAGAACCTGTCCTGCATACGAGGCAATGATATGCAGTAACTCCACATCCCGGTGGTTTAATGTTGGGTTTGGTGCCTGGTCATAACAACATAAGGTACCGTAAGTATCGCCATTTTGAAGCGTAATCGGCACGCCAATAAAGGCGCCAATTTCCATTTCGTGGGTTAGCGACATAGAACAGGTAATTTCATTGCCGGCCGTATCGGCAATAATATTCGTCAGTTCGCCGCTGACAATGCTAAAACAGTAAGATTGTTCCAGCGGCACGGTAAGGCCGGAAGTCAAAGGACGTGAAAAGCTGACTTCATCATTTGCGCTCACCAGCTCCACTTTGCGTTGCCCCTGGGCAAAGCGCGAGGTAAACGCGACATCCATGTTCAGGAACTGGCGTATGGCTTCTAACAGCATCGACAAATCGACCGTGCTGCTTGACTGCTCCGCACCCATTCCCTCTAATAAGTTGGTTATATCCTGCTGCATTATGTGGTCTCTGGCATCAACATTCCAAGGTGGCTTTTAACGAGTGCAGCCAGAAAAATTTTGGTGACACTCACCCCGGTTGTACACAACTCTCCCTGTGATGAGGGTTTACCGTAGATAATCACCAGGCACACACACCTAGCCGCTGCGCCTGTTTTTTACTAGCAGCATGCGCTGGCCAGTGCCAATGTGTCATAGAGACATGCTGGTTTTTCATCACTGGAAGCTATTAACATGTAACAATGGGTGCTTTGCACCGCGTAAATGCGTCGACTAAAGCAAACCAAATCTTGTGCTTTTGTCGAAGCGGTATAGCCCATATCTGCAAGCTATCACTTTTAAAAAAGTTTTGGGTATTTAAACACATACCGGTTTATAACTAACCAGAGTGTTTAGTTCGACGAGTCTTGGTAAGGTTATCCCACTGATCTAGTCATTTGCTTTCAGTAACCAAGTGTATTCCAATTCTTTGACCGGGGCTTTTGCCCCGGTTTTTTTATGGCTGATGCAAATGCACCGACCGTTTCAATAACAAAAAATCTGCTTTTCACCAGGTTATGCTTGATAACCCGGCTTCAATACGTTGTTTATCTGATCGCTTCACTTTCCCACCCCGCGTTTTGTTCTATAATTTTGTTGCCAATATTCTTTGCTGTCGCCTGATGCCGACATTTTCACCAGTTTGAGATATCACCCACTGAGACTATGTGCTCTGAATTTTTTTCATTGCCGGGAAGCAGGCTTTTCTGGCCGCTATTAATATGGCTCGGCTGGTTGCTCTCAAGATGCGCCTTTCGTCAACAAAACTGGGGGTTGGCGAGGGATGTGCAGCCCCGCCATAGCAACCCTGAATTGGTAAACAGAAAAAAATGTTATTGCCTGTTGAAGATTCGTTCAAGCTGGATCAATTCTGGCATATTAGAAATATACATTTATTTTTATAAGGCGTACTTCGGTGACGTACTGGCAACATCTGAAAAGACTATTTGGGTCAAAGCCTAAAACTGCTACGGCACAAAGCTTTAGTCTGACGGTACAAAAAATTACCCATGTCAGCGAGCATGTGCGTCGGATTACCCTGGGAGGCGCCGCAGTGCGCCAGTTACCCATGCTGCGCCCGGGCGGCTGTATCAGGTTGTTGTTTGAAGCCGATGGTAAACCTTTGCAACGCCCGGCAGGGGCGGAGGAAACGCTCTTAGAGCGGCCGTTTACTGTGCGCTTTTGTGACACTAACATGTTGCTGGTTACCATTGATGTGATGCTGGGCGGCCATCTACCGGATGGACCGGCACGCCAGTGGGCGAATCGTGCTCAGTTGGGTGAAGAGATCCATATCAAAGGGCCATGGTTTTCTCCCGCCTTAAAAGCCAGTACAGATTGGGTGTTGCTGGGGGGTGAAGTCCCGGCGATTCCCGCTATTGCCCATCACCTGGAGGCGCTGCACCCGGCCACCCGGGGTGTAGTAGCCATCAACAACAGTGGTATGTCTGAAAATATCCTGTTGAGCAAGCCGGTGAATATGGAAGTGGTTTGGAACAATGGCCGGTTTGCCTCGCTGCCACAGCTATTGCAAAACATTCCTCATCCCGCTGGCTCACCCGCTGCCTGGATTGGCGCCCGGGAGCAGGATGTAGCGCCCCTGTCCCAATGGCTTGAACAAAGTTTAGGGGTTCCGGACGACGCGTTGTCTATTACCGCCTATGATAATCAGGGGCCCGCAGATGTTTTGCGGGCCGCCAGTTAAGCGGCGCAACACTGATAAAAGGAAATTACGCTCATGATTTTAACCATACGCCCCGAACAGCCCGGAGACGAAGCGGCTATTTTTGAAGTTATTCAACAGGCCTTTG harbors:
- a CDS encoding MFS transporter encodes the protein MIYPILFCALLATAIGQSVFLTTVPSLGRLAGLSEMQVAIMMSSSALVFAIGANIWSRYNLRYGYKKLLLLGLSGYTLGTLVFATIWWAGLHSGLSGTLLFAGLLLSRCLQSSVMSATPPSVVGYVVAISGSEQRAASISKVTSANNLGQILGPPLAGLLVAAGILAPFYFVIVFTLLAIVLVARKLPELDPAQRRAANSQPDSSAAPVKSSTLLLVGCCVCLFGCMAIMQQSLAFYLIDTQGYDAVGAARQAGLAMMVMAVLSLVIQFSAVQRRWLSAPILIYSALPLAAVGYLTLYLQPGSVSLYLGMALMGAGFGAAYPSIAAVATSRCASERQAKVTGLITASPAMGYITGPPLSAALYGIDERLPFLAAALLMGLATLAVWWRLPVRAA
- a CDS encoding siderophore-interacting protein — its product is MTYWQHLKRLFGSKPKTATAQSFSLTVQKITHVSEHVRRITLGGAAVRQLPMLRPGGCIRLLFEADGKPLQRPAGAEETLLERPFTVRFCDTNMLLVTIDVMLGGHLPDGPARQWANRAQLGEEIHIKGPWFSPALKASTDWVLLGGEVPAIPAIAHHLEALHPATRGVVAINNSGMSENILLSKPVNMEVVWNNGRFASLPQLLQNIPHPAGSPAAWIGAREQDVAPLSQWLEQSLGVPDDALSITAYDNQGPADVLRAAS
- a CDS encoding sensor domain-containing phosphodiesterase, with the translated sequence MQQDITNLLEGMGAEQSSSTVDLSMLLEAIRQFLNMDVAFTSRFAQGQRKVELVSANDEVSFSRPLTSGLTVPLEQSYCFSIVSGELTNIIADTAGNEITCSMSLTHEMEIGAFIGVPITLQNGDTYGTLCCYDQAPNPTLNHRDVELLHIIASYAGQVLGRNLATQQHKDELRSTVREVIDNNRIEVVFQPIYGKQSNSYEYYEVLARFNTQPYRPPNEWLEDADFVGLGLEVESAIIKQVVTRLQLAGDQDLDLKASINVSPRMVESGLLPGLLTEVSSDQVRIELTEHVGVTNYETFRSYLKPLVQRGFKICIDDVGAGFASLKHILEIEPDVIKLDLSLASNIHLDPKRQALVTGLLAFARSFNCEVVAEGVETAQEFQALKALGVTFFQGWFFSRPVKFEQLDSNLAVAAVV